The DNA sequence TTCCACATAGGCAGCGTTACCACCGGATAGGTGGGCACTGTCCCACATGCGCTGCATTACGCTTTCTTGCATGTCTGGTCACCTTCGATAAGGAGACACCACCAGCGTGGAGACCGCAGCATGACTTCCCAAGTTCTGAAGCAGCGACCCAGGTAAAGCCACTACGGACCGCGCAGATAGTTTCCGAGAACCACCCCGGATGCTCCTGCTGGTCATCAAATTTTCAGAGCGAAATCCCGGCTTTGTGAGCTGAGATTCCTACTAAGACTACGGCGCCGTCGTTGGAACTTCGGCGCCGCAGGTGTCGCGGTAAAGCATTAGGGGCCTACGGTCACTCAAGTAACCGTGGCCACCCTTGGCACGTCAGGTTGCACTCTGCAACAGCATGTTCCGCACATGACCAATCGCCTTGGTCGGGTTCAACCCTTTCGGGCAAACACTTACGCAGTTCATGATGCCGCGGCAGCGGAACACACTGAACGGATCGTCCAGCGCAGTCAGACGGTTCTCAGTCTCGGTGTCGCGGCTATCGGCCAGGAAGCGGTAGGCCTGAAGCAGCGCAGCCGGGCCAAGGAACTTGTCCGGATTCCACCAGAAGGATGGGCAGCTGGTCGAGCAGCAAGCGCACAGAATGCACTCGTACAGACCGTCAAGCTTTTCCCGATCTTCCGGACTCTGCAGACGTTCGATAGCCGGAGCAGGCGTATCGTTCATCAGATAAGGACGAACCTTCTCGTACTGCTTATAGAAGATGCCCATATCGACGGCCAAGTCACGAATAACTGGCAAACCAGGCAGCGGGCGAACCACCAGCTTGTTGCCCTTGACCACGGCCGACAGCGGAGTGATGCAGGCCAGGCCATTTTTGCCGTTCATGTTCATGCCATCGGAGCCACAGACTCCTTCGCGGCAGGAACGACGATAGGAGAAACCTTCGTCCTGTTCCTTGACGAGCGCCAAGACGTCGAGAACCATCAGATCTTTACCATCGGTATTGATCTGGAAGTCCTGCATGTATGGCTTTTCGTCTTTATCCGGGTTGTAGCGATAAACGCTCACTTGCAACATATCGGCGACCTCAGTAAGTCCGGACCTTGGGTTCGAAAGTCGGAACTGTCTTCGGAGAGAAGTTCACGGCACGCTTGGCTACACGCTTCTCACCTGGGAAGTACAGGGTGTGGCACAGCCAGTTTTCATCGTCACGCTCTTCGTAATCTTCACGAGCATGCGCACCGCGGGATTCTTTGCGGTTTTCAGCAGCAATGGCAGTCGCTTCGGCAACTTCCAGCAGATTCTGAAGTTCCAGCGCCTCGATACGCGCGGTATTGAACGCCTGGCTCTTGTCAGAAATCTTGACGGTAGCGATACGCTGACGCAGATCAGCCAACTGGGCGATGCCCTTCTGCATATATTCGCCAGTACGGAACACACCGAAGTAGTTCTGCATGCAGCTTTGCAGCTCTTTACGCAGCGAAGCGACATCTTCACCAGCAGTCCGCTCGTTCAGACTGGCCAGGCGATTCAGCGCCACGTCCAAATCGGTTTCCGTAGCACCGCGATGCTCGATACCGTCCTTCAGCGCTTTTTCCAAATGCAGACCAGCCGCACGGCCGAATACGACCAGATCCAGCAGCGAGTTGCCGCCCAGGCGGTTGGCGCCATGCACGGATACGCACGCCACTTCGCCTACGGCAA is a window from the Pseudomonas sp. MTM4 genome containing:
- a CDS encoding succinate dehydrogenase iron-sulfur subunit translates to MLQVSVYRYNPDKDEKPYMQDFQINTDGKDLMVLDVLALVKEQDEGFSYRRSCREGVCGSDGMNMNGKNGLACITPLSAVVKGNKLVVRPLPGLPVIRDLAVDMGIFYKQYEKVRPYLMNDTPAPAIERLQSPEDREKLDGLYECILCACCSTSCPSFWWNPDKFLGPAALLQAYRFLADSRDTETENRLTALDDPFSVFRCRGIMNCVSVCPKGLNPTKAIGHVRNMLLQSAT